The following coding sequences are from one Streptomyces angustmyceticus window:
- a CDS encoding TetR/AcrR family transcriptional regulator → MAEGVTDGARNGVDDGGTEGERRGGGTAADDGTDGPWKETGFTEDEGRLTLRERKKLRTRQRISGEATLLFIRRGFDHVTVAEVARAAEVSTMTVFNYFPRKEDLFLDRIPEAGERITRAVRERGADETPLAALRRLTLGLLAERHPLAGVGEGFEHFWRTVLDSPALRARAREAVEELEQTLAALLSEAAGGDPERPGRTDRLAAALIIAGIRAAFVEAVTRQLGGDPVAAVAVEQAEVLRRTFDALERALARDV, encoded by the coding sequence ATGGCGGAGGGCGTGACGGACGGTGCGAGGAACGGCGTGGACGACGGCGGGACGGAGGGCGAGCGGCGCGGCGGGGGCACGGCGGCGGACGACGGGACGGACGGCCCGTGGAAGGAGACCGGTTTCACCGAGGACGAGGGGCGGCTGACGCTGCGCGAGCGCAAGAAGCTGCGCACCCGGCAGCGGATCTCCGGCGAGGCCACGCTGCTGTTCATCCGCCGCGGCTTCGACCACGTCACCGTCGCCGAGGTGGCCCGCGCCGCCGAGGTGTCCACGATGACGGTCTTCAACTACTTCCCGCGCAAGGAGGACCTCTTCCTCGACCGGATCCCCGAGGCGGGGGAGCGGATCACCCGCGCCGTCCGGGAGCGCGGCGCGGACGAGACGCCGCTCGCCGCGCTGCGCCGGCTCACCCTCGGTCTGCTCGCCGAGCGGCATCCGCTGGCCGGGGTGGGGGAGGGGTTCGAGCACTTCTGGCGCACGGTGCTGGACTCGCCGGCGCTGCGTGCGCGGGCTCGCGAGGCGGTCGAGGAACTGGAGCAGACCCTCGCCGCGCTGCTGTCGGAGGCGGCGGGCGGCGACCCGGAGCGCCCCGGCCGTACGGACCGGCTGGCCGCGGCACTGATCATCGCGGGGATCCGGGCGGCCTTCGTCGAAGCGGTGACCCGGCAGCTCGGGGGTGACCCGGTGGCGGCGGTGGCCGTTGAACAGGCGGAGGTGCTGCGGCGCACGTTCGATGCGCTGGAGCGGGCACTGGCCCGCGACGTCTGA